GCCACCCGAGAAGCCGACGTTCAGGTCGCGCGTGAGATAGGCCGGATCCATGCCGAGCTGGTCGATGACCTCGTTGACGCGCGTGCGGAACTGGCGCGACGTCATCTTGAGCTCGGGGCGCTTCTGGCAGATCGTGCGCAGGAAGCTGTAGAGCGGGACGCCGGGCACCTCGACAGGCGCCTGGTACGACAGAAAGATGCCACGGACGGAGCGCTTGTCCGCAGACTCCGCCGTGATGTCCTCGCCGTCGAACGTGATGGACCCGCTGTTGACGACGTACTCAGGGTCGCCCATGACGACGTGGCCGAGCGTGGACTTACCGGCACCGTTGGGGCCCATAAGCACGCAGGTCTGGCCAGGCTCGACGGCCAGGTCAACACCGTGCAGGATGGGCTTGTCCTCGATACCGGCACACAGGCCGGAGACATTGAGAAGCACGGACATAGAAAACTCTCCTTTTCTGATCC
This genomic window from Coriobacteriia bacterium contains:
- the sufC gene encoding Fe-S cluster assembly ATPase SufC, with protein sequence MSVLLNVSGLCAGIEDKPILHGVDLAVEPGQTCVLMGPNGAGKSTLGHVVMGDPEYVVNSGSITFDGEDITAESADKRSVRGIFLSYQAPVEVPGVPLYSFLRTICQKRPELKMTSRQFRTRVNEVIDQLGMDPAYLTRDLNVGFSGGEKKKVEMLQLLLLQPKLAILDETDSGLDVDALGIVSRGIEAYRQSCDGALIIITHNTRILDRLNVDTVHVMVKGHLVASGPSDLIEQIDRDGFATYEALLADKLAAEQGGAQA